A section of the Cryobacterium soli genome encodes:
- a CDS encoding GntR family transcriptional regulator, translating into MSAASHPSRPLGMGEQISHRLRVDIISGAIGNGTHLAEDSLAARFDVSRGPVRDALRQLESEGLVENRRKRLYVSFRGLPDIEELYSLRENLESMALRLAVERAGGSGLDDVQRFVDTMATAAREGDTDAFDQADMEFHTSFYRLSGHRRLAEAWRPYQRTFEVLLEMSNTPDMPAAVVDHQEFLDIVRGGDADAAVQRLHDHLVRAKQHIRDVIELQQAPAAAQPKAS; encoded by the coding sequence ATGTCCGCCGCCTCCCACCCCTCGCGGCCCCTCGGCATGGGCGAGCAGATCTCCCACCGCCTGCGTGTCGACATCATCTCCGGCGCAATCGGCAATGGCACACATCTCGCCGAGGACAGCCTCGCGGCCCGGTTCGACGTCAGCCGCGGCCCGGTGCGCGACGCCCTGCGTCAGCTCGAGAGCGAGGGTCTCGTCGAGAACCGTCGGAAGCGGCTCTACGTGAGCTTCCGGGGACTGCCGGACATCGAAGAGCTGTACTCGCTGCGGGAGAACCTCGAGTCGATGGCGTTGCGTCTGGCCGTCGAGCGGGCCGGCGGAAGCGGGCTGGACGACGTGCAACGATTCGTCGACACCATGGCCACCGCCGCCCGGGAGGGCGACACGGATGCCTTCGATCAGGCCGACATGGAATTTCACACCAGCTTCTACCGTCTGTCCGGGCACCGGCGACTCGCCGAAGCGTGGCGGCCGTACCAACGCACCTTCGAGGTGCTCCTCGAAATGAGCAACACCCCGGACATGCCCGCGGCGGTTGTGGATCATCAGGAGTTCCTCGACATCGTGCGCGGCGGAGACGCCGACGCCGCGGTGCAGCGACTGCACGACCACCTTGTGCGGGCCAAGCAGCACATCCGCGACGTTATCGAGCTGCAACAGGCACCGGCCGCAGCGCAGCCGAAGGCCTCCTAG